In Mesorhizobium sp., the genomic stretch AGAATGTAACGCCGTCCGCGATCACCGTGGATCCGGAATTGATGTTCATCGGACCCTTGATGATATGAAGCCCCGGTTTGAAGGTCACGGTCGGGCTGCCGTTGAAATTGACCCAGCAGTGGACACCGGGATTGAGCGTATGGCTGGCTCCGTCCTTCGCCCCTGACGTGGTGCAGGTCGGCGACACTGCCGGTTCGGGGATTTTGGTGAAATACGGGTCGGCGGCGACCGCGCAATTCGTCTCGAGCTTGGAGATTGTGCCGCCGTTCTTGATGTATTTGGTGCCCTTAACGCACAGCTTCGCCAGATTGAGCGTCGAGCCGGCGTTCATGATGAAAGCCGGGTCCTGCGTCGAATGGACATGGATCTCGCAGCTCGGCGCCTGGATGTTCGCCCCCGAGTTGACGAGCAGCGCCTGTCCCGAATTCGCGAGGACGGTTATGCAGGGTCCGCCGGGCTCCTCGTCGGCAAAACGCGCCTGTGATCGCACGCTGACCGACAGCAGGTCACCGAAGAGTGCCGATCCGAGACCCGTTCCGCTCTGCCAGCGAGCGGTGGCGTCGAGAACACCCTCGCCGAGGGCGAATTCGGCGACAGGACCGTCGCTCTTGTCAACGAATTCGGGGAAGGATGCGTTGAAGTAATCTGTCGCTTCGGCGACCTTCTCCTCGCCGCTGGCTCCGGTCAGGACGGCGCCGTCGAGGGCATTTTGCAGCCTCGACTTGACCCGCTGACCTTCGGTGTATTCGACGGCGATCGTCGCCACGACCATTAGCGGCAGAAGCGCGATTCCGATGTAAGGGGCGAGCGACCCTCCAGTGCCCGAGAGAAACGCTCGAAAGCCGAAATTCTTCTGAAACCTGAAACTGTCGTCTGACACGCTGAGCCCCTCGCATCGCGCATTGGATACAAGTGGATAACAATCGTGCGTTAATCCCCGGTGAAGCCGGTTCGCGCCCGCCGGATCCGCAGGGCGCCCGGCCACCATGTCGCATCCTTCATGCTTGTGGTCGCCGCTCCCGCTATCGCGAAGACTGGTGCGGTCCAATATGGCCGCGAACTCTGTCAGCCTGTCGGGGAAAAGCATGTCCGAAGCC encodes the following:
- a CDS encoding pilus assembly protein TadG-related protein — protein: MSDDSFRFQKNFGFRAFLSGTGGSLAPYIGIALLPLMVVATIAVEYTEGQRVKSRLQNALDGAVLTGASGEEKVAEATDYFNASFPEFVDKSDGPVAEFALGEGVLDATARWQSGTGLGSALFGDLLSVSVRSQARFADEEPGGPCITVLANSGQALLVNSGANIQAPSCEIHVHSTQDPAFIMNAGSTLNLAKLCVKGTKYIKNGGTISKLETNCAVAADPYFTKIPEPAVSPTCTTSGAKDGASHTLNPGVHCWVNFNGSPTVTFKPGLHIIKGPMNINSGSTVIADGVTFYFPDTDSKIQANGSLKMSATAPTTGTYSGVLMFEKTSNASNNANKRQYVFNGSTGEYLEGLIYLPNRDVTYNSTTNVKASKVTMLVNTMILNSANWTFEGAGGGGSGSASSIVLSR